A single Prochlorococcus marinus XMU1410 DNA region contains:
- the nuoK gene encoding NADH-quinone oxidoreductase subunit NuoK, with product MSLESIPLQAFLIVSSVLFCIGIWGLLNSRNAVRVLMSIELMLNAVNINLMAFSSFVDNNLIQGQVFTIFVITVAAAEAAVGLAILLSLYRNRVTVDMESFNLLKW from the coding sequence ATGAGTTTAGAATCGATTCCTCTTCAAGCATTTTTAATAGTATCTTCAGTACTATTCTGTATTGGGATTTGGGGATTATTAAATAGTAGAAATGCCGTCAGGGTCCTTATGAGCATTGAATTAATGCTCAATGCAGTAAATATAAACTTGATGGCGTTTTCCTCCTTCGTTGATAATAATTTAATTCAAGGACAAGTTTTTACAATTTTTGTTATTACTGTTGCTGCCGCAGAAGCAGCAGTTGGATTAGCTATTTTATTATCTCTTTATAGGAATAGGGTGACTGTAGATATGGAAAGTTTTAATTTATTAAAATGGTAA
- a CDS encoding NADH-quinone oxidoreductase subunit J — translation MSIAITTQIICFSVLSLVILIGALGVVLLESIVYSAFLLGGVFMSVAGLYLLLNASFVAAAQVLVYVGAVNVLIIFAIMLVNKKEDLKPISDIKSRRIISTSICLTLLSLLIRVDLTNVWSLSNPQNSIGEESTIRIGEHLFSDYLLPFEVASVLLLMAMIGAIVLARRDVMSKDISTGLPVDQELIEKSSEPLLTNKN, via the coding sequence ATGTCCATTGCAATAACAACTCAAATTATTTGTTTTTCAGTGTTATCTTTAGTGATCCTTATTGGAGCACTTGGTGTGGTACTGCTAGAAAGTATTGTTTATTCAGCCTTTCTTCTAGGGGGAGTTTTCATGAGTGTTGCGGGATTGTATCTTCTATTGAATGCAAGTTTTGTCGCTGCAGCACAAGTTTTAGTTTATGTTGGTGCCGTTAATGTATTAATAATCTTTGCAATAATGCTAGTCAATAAAAAAGAAGATTTAAAGCCCATCAGTGACATTAAATCGAGAAGAATCATATCAACATCAATATGTTTAACCCTACTAAGCCTTTTAATAAGAGTTGACTTGACTAATGTATGGAGCCTTTCTAATCCTCAAAACTCTATAGGAGAAGAATCAACTATCAGAATTGGTGAACATCTATTCAGTGATTATTTACTCCCATTTGAAGTAGCCTCAGTTTTACTTTTAATGGCAATGATTGGAGCTATTGTTTTAGCAAGAAGAGATGTAATGAGCAAGGATATTTCCACTGGATTACCTGTTGATCAAGAGTTAATTGAGAAATCATCAGAACCATTACTTACAAATAAAAATTAA
- the ndhI gene encoding NAD(P)H-quinone oxidoreductase subunit I, with the protein MKNFLQQINSYIKEAFNAGKYLYNGLSVTFDHLRRRPVTVQYPYEKLIPSERYRGRIHYEFDKCIACEVCVRVCPINLPVVDWVMNKETKKKELRNYSIDFGVCIFCGNCVEYCPTNCLSMTEEYELATFDRHNLNFDNVALGRLPTNVTTDPSVKPLRELAYLPKGVMDPHEIPASDTRVGKLPEEVYDWMRPESNENKDKVSNPDN; encoded by the coding sequence ATGAAAAATTTTCTTCAACAAATCAATAGCTATATCAAAGAAGCATTTAATGCTGGTAAATATTTATATAATGGCTTATCAGTAACTTTTGATCATCTTCGAAGAAGACCTGTTACTGTCCAATATCCATATGAAAAATTAATCCCATCTGAGAGATATAGAGGAAGAATACACTATGAATTCGATAAATGTATTGCCTGTGAAGTGTGCGTGAGAGTTTGCCCCATAAATCTACCAGTAGTTGATTGGGTAATGAATAAAGAGACTAAAAAAAAGGAACTTAGAAATTACTCTATAGATTTTGGAGTTTGTATATTTTGCGGAAATTGTGTTGAATATTGTCCAACTAATTGTCTTTCGATGACAGAAGAATATGAATTAGCTACTTTTGACAGACACAATCTGAACTTTGATAATGTTGCACTTGGTAGATTACCTACGAACGTCACAACAGATCCATCAGTTAAACCTCTGAGAGAACTTGCCTATCTACCTAAAGGTGTTATGGACCCTCATGAAATACCAGCTTCAGATACTAGAGTTGGTAAATTACCCGAAGAAGTCTATGATTGGATGAGACCAGAATCCAATGAAAATAAAGATAAAGTTTCTAATCCAGACAATTAA
- the nuoH gene encoding NADH-quinone oxidoreductase subunit NuoH, translated as MEYGLDLEYSFNEFLKSFGLSSEIAHIIWLPLPMLLVLVAAVVGVLVTVWLERKISAAAQQRIGPEYAGALGVLQPIADGLKLLVKEDIIPAKADGILFTAGPILVLVPVILSWLIVPFGQNLLISNVGIGIFLWIALSSIQPIGLLMSGYASNNKYSLLGGLRAAAQSISYEIPLALSVLAVVLMTNSLSTIDIVNQQSGAGILSWNIWRQPVGFIVFWICALAECERLPFDLPEAEEELVAGYQTEYAGMKFALFYLGSYINLILSALLVSILYLGGWGFPIPVEIIAKFLNLPINAPFIQVFTASIGIVMTILKAYLLVFIAILLRWTTPRVRIDQLLDLGWKFLLPISLANLLITAGLKLAFPQFFGG; from the coding sequence TTGGAATACGGATTAGATCTCGAATATAGTTTTAATGAATTCTTGAAAAGCTTTGGCCTGTCCAGCGAAATCGCCCATATAATTTGGCTCCCTCTCCCTATGCTTTTAGTTTTGGTAGCGGCAGTTGTTGGGGTTTTAGTAACAGTTTGGCTTGAAAGAAAAATATCTGCTGCTGCTCAGCAAAGAATAGGCCCTGAATATGCAGGAGCTCTTGGTGTCCTTCAACCAATTGCAGATGGTCTTAAGTTACTTGTCAAAGAGGATATTATTCCTGCTAAAGCGGATGGAATTCTCTTCACTGCAGGACCAATATTAGTTCTTGTTCCAGTGATTCTGTCCTGGCTAATTGTTCCTTTTGGACAAAACCTCTTAATAAGTAACGTTGGTATTGGAATTTTCCTATGGATCGCTTTAAGCAGTATCCAGCCAATTGGACTTCTTATGAGCGGATATGCATCAAATAATAAATATTCTTTATTGGGAGGATTAAGAGCTGCTGCTCAATCAATAAGTTATGAAATTCCTTTAGCTTTATCTGTACTAGCTGTGGTACTAATGACAAATTCCCTAAGTACTATTGACATAGTCAATCAACAAAGTGGTGCTGGAATCCTAAGTTGGAATATATGGAGACAACCTGTTGGTTTTATAGTCTTTTGGATTTGTGCTCTTGCAGAATGTGAGAGACTTCCATTTGACTTGCCTGAAGCTGAAGAAGAATTAGTGGCGGGATATCAAACTGAATATGCAGGGATGAAATTCGCATTGTTCTACCTTGGTAGTTACATTAATTTAATCCTTTCAGCTTTATTGGTATCAATACTTTATTTGGGAGGTTGGGGTTTTCCCATTCCAGTTGAAATAATAGCTAAGTTTCTAAACTTGCCAATTAATGCACCCTTCATACAAGTTTTCACTGCATCAATAGGAATTGTAATGACTATATTGAAAGCATATCTTTTAGTTTTCATTGCAATATTATTGCGTTGGACAACTCCTAGAGTAAGAATAGATCAACTATTAGATCTTGGATGGAAGTTTCTCCTTCCAATTTCTCTTGCTAATCTTTTGATAACTGCAGGATTAAAACTAGCTTTCCCGCAATTCTTTGGTGGTTAA
- a CDS encoding citrate synthase: protein MDSNKLILKPGLEGVPVTNSSICDIDGNKGKLLYRGYSIEELSKKSSFLETAYLLIWGELPTAIQLRDFEQEVQMHRRLSFRVRDMMKCFPATGHPMDALQSSAASLGLFYSRRAIDDPNYIYNAVIRLIAKIPTMIAAFQLIRKGQDPIQPRDDLTYSSNFLYMLTEKEQDPIAAKVFDRCLILHAEHSLNASTFSARVTASTLTDPYAVIASAVGTLAGPLHGGANEDVIAMLEEIKTPENAGSFLDNAIKNKSKIMGFGHREYKVKDPRAIILQKLAEELFIRFGEDEMYEVAKSLEAEAIPRLGPKGIFPNVDFYSGLVYRKLGIPRDLFTPIFAISRVAGWLAHWREQLGANRIFRPSQIYTGSAPRDWISLENRE, encoded by the coding sequence TTGGATAGCAACAAACTAATTTTAAAACCAGGATTAGAGGGTGTCCCAGTTACTAATTCATCTATCTGTGATATTGATGGGAACAAAGGTAAATTATTGTACAGAGGCTATTCCATTGAGGAACTATCCAAAAAAAGCAGTTTTTTAGAAACTGCTTACCTATTAATTTGGGGTGAATTGCCCACAGCTATTCAACTAAGAGATTTCGAACAAGAAGTTCAGATGCATCGAAGGTTAAGTTTTAGAGTCAGAGATATGATGAAATGTTTCCCTGCAACCGGTCATCCTATGGATGCTCTTCAATCTAGTGCAGCTTCTTTAGGACTCTTCTATTCACGTAGAGCAATAGATGATCCTAATTACATCTACAACGCAGTGATAAGACTAATAGCAAAGATACCTACAATGATTGCTGCGTTTCAATTAATTAGAAAAGGACAAGACCCAATCCAACCTAGAGATGATTTAACTTACTCATCAAATTTTCTCTACATGCTGACTGAAAAAGAACAAGATCCTATAGCTGCAAAAGTTTTTGATAGGTGTTTAATTCTACATGCCGAACATAGTTTAAACGCAAGTACATTTAGCGCTAGAGTGACTGCAAGTACTCTTACAGACCCATATGCTGTCATCGCCTCTGCAGTAGGGACCTTGGCTGGCCCATTGCATGGAGGAGCAAATGAAGATGTAATTGCAATGTTAGAAGAGATTAAAACCCCAGAAAATGCTGGATCTTTTTTAGATAATGCAATAAAAAATAAAAGCAAGATAATGGGCTTCGGCCACAGAGAATATAAAGTCAAAGATCCAAGAGCAATAATTCTTCAAAAACTGGCAGAAGAGCTTTTTATTAGATTTGGAGAAGATGAAATGTATGAAGTCGCTAAATCACTTGAGGCAGAGGCAATACCAAGACTTGGACCTAAGGGTATATTCCCTAACGTTGACTTCTATTCTGGTCTTGTTTATAGAAAACTTGGTATTCCTCGTGATTTATTTACTCCAATTTTTGCCATATCTAGAGTGGCAGGTTGGTTAGCTCATTGGAGAGAGCAACTTGGAGCAAATAGAATTTTCAGACCATCGCAAATCTACACGGGTTCAGCACCAAGAGATTGGATCAGCTTAGAAAATAGGGAATAA
- a CDS encoding rhodanese-like domain-containing protein — MGSYPKSINASSLNDWFNSEKEDPVLIDVREESELEIARFSKEFLHIPISKVTSEYVEEIFAGLLEREIVVTCHAGIRSYNFSQWCLDNNIVSEIWNLEEGIDGWSRYIDPSIPRY, encoded by the coding sequence TTGGGAAGTTATCCAAAATCTATAAATGCTTCTAGTCTCAATGATTGGTTTAATTCTGAGAAAGAAGATCCAGTTTTGATTGATGTAAGAGAAGAGTCAGAGCTTGAAATAGCTCGTTTCTCAAAAGAATTTTTACATATACCAATTAGTAAAGTTACATCAGAATATGTCGAAGAAATATTTGCTGGTTTATTAGAAAGAGAAATTGTAGTTACCTGTCATGCAGGAATAAGAAGTTATAACTTTTCTCAATGGTGCTTGGATAATAATATTGTGAGCGAAATATGGAATTTGGAGGAGGGTATTGATGGATGGAGTAGATATATTGACCCATCAATCCCAAGGTATTGA
- the trpB gene encoding tryptophan synthase subunit beta — protein sequence MVSTFSRKDQNYKNDALNQPSKEGRFGKYGGQYVPETLMPALFELEDAASNAWKDKLFVEELNHLLKTYVGRETPLYEAKRLTEHYKNKQATPRIWLKREDLNHTGAHKINNALGQALLAIRMGKKRIIAETGAGQHGVATATVCARFGLKCIIYMGAEDIKRQSLNVFRMKLLGAEVKVVNSGTATLKDATSEAIRDWVSNVETTHYILGSVAGPHPFPKIVRDFHAVIGEETKKQCLESFGSLPDILLACVGGGSNAMGLFHPFVKETSVRLIGVEAAGSGVDTDKHAATITKGSVGILHGSMSLLLQDDNGQVQEAHSISAGLDYPGVGPEHSHLKDIGRAEYGSVTDQEALDALRLVSELEGIIPALETSHAFAWLDKLCPSLEKDTHIVINCSGRGDKDVNTVASSLDI from the coding sequence GTGGTAAGTACATTTTCTCGCAAAGATCAAAACTATAAAAATGACGCTTTAAATCAACCCTCCAAAGAGGGAAGATTTGGAAAATATGGTGGTCAATATGTTCCTGAAACGCTAATGCCCGCTCTTTTTGAGCTTGAAGACGCTGCATCTAATGCATGGAAAGATAAACTTTTTGTAGAAGAATTAAATCATCTTCTTAAGACTTATGTAGGAAGAGAAACACCACTTTATGAAGCCAAAAGACTTACTGAACATTACAAAAATAAACAAGCAACTCCTAGAATATGGCTTAAAAGAGAAGATTTAAATCATACTGGGGCTCACAAAATTAATAATGCACTTGGACAAGCTTTATTGGCAATAAGAATGGGCAAAAAAAGAATAATTGCAGAGACTGGAGCAGGTCAGCATGGAGTTGCTACTGCTACTGTTTGTGCGAGATTTGGCTTGAAATGTATTATCTACATGGGTGCTGAAGACATAAAAAGGCAATCCCTTAACGTTTTCAGAATGAAACTTTTAGGAGCTGAAGTTAAAGTTGTAAATTCTGGAACTGCAACACTTAAAGATGCTACTAGTGAGGCCATTAGAGATTGGGTTTCTAATGTCGAAACCACACACTACATTTTAGGATCTGTTGCAGGCCCACACCCTTTCCCAAAGATTGTGCGAGATTTTCATGCAGTTATAGGCGAAGAAACTAAAAAACAATGTTTGGAATCATTTGGGTCTTTGCCCGATATTTTGCTTGCTTGTGTAGGTGGGGGATCAAATGCAATGGGGCTTTTCCATCCTTTTGTTAAAGAAACTTCTGTGCGTCTTATTGGAGTTGAAGCCGCAGGAAGCGGAGTTGATACTGACAAACATGCTGCCACTATCACTAAAGGATCAGTTGGAATTTTGCATGGATCAATGAGTCTTCTCTTGCAAGATGATAATGGTCAAGTACAAGAAGCTCACTCAATAAGTGCAGGTTTAGATTACCCTGGGGTAGGACCTGAACATAGCCATTTAAAAGATATAGGAAGAGCAGAATATGGATCAGTCACAGATCAAGAAGCTTTAGACGCTTTAAGACTTGTTAGTGAACTAGAAGGAATTATACCTGCACTTGAAACTTCCCATGCCTTTGCTTGGTTAGATAAATTATGCCCTTCTCTTGAAAAAGATACTCATATAGTTATCAATTGCTCTGGTAGAGGCGACAAAGATGTTAATACTGTTGCATCTTCATTAGATATTTAA
- a CDS encoding translation initiation factor SUI1, translated as MGKKNWIEFDNQEKKSEETAKVDIFNKRSKINISKQKKGKKGKTITLIRGLDTEDEILLKELLKKIKVFCGTGGTLIDRNIQLQGDMVSKSIEFLRKEGFHNL; from the coding sequence ATGGGGAAAAAGAATTGGATCGAATTTGATAATCAAGAAAAGAAATCTGAAGAAACAGCCAAGGTAGATATTTTCAATAAAAGATCAAAAATAAATATTTCAAAACAAAAAAAAGGTAAAAAGGGAAAGACTATTACTTTAATTAGAGGTTTAGACACTGAGGATGAAATCTTATTAAAAGAATTACTAAAAAAAATTAAAGTTTTTTGTGGGACTGGAGGAACATTAATTGATAGAAATATCCAGTTACAGGGTGATATGGTATCGAAATCAATTGAGTTTCTTCGTAAAGAGGGATTTCATAATTTATGA
- the cysC gene encoding adenylyl-sulfate kinase has product MKEQNQTKSTNIKWHNLTIDREKLEKMRGHKGMVIWFTGLSGSGKSTLANALNEVLHLDGFSTYVLDGDNIRHGLCKDLGFSDEDREENIRRIGEVANLFMNAGIITITAFVSPFISDRDKVRKIIGSKDFIEVYCAADITVCENRDIKGLYKKARLGEIKEFTGISSPYEAPLNPEIVVDTGSLDLNDSVEKIINYLKKENFLNKA; this is encoded by the coding sequence ATGAAAGAACAAAATCAAACAAAGTCAACCAATATAAAGTGGCACAACTTAACTATTGATAGAGAAAAGTTAGAGAAAATGAGAGGTCATAAAGGTATGGTTATCTGGTTTACAGGTTTATCTGGTTCTGGTAAAAGTACTTTGGCCAACGCTTTAAATGAAGTTTTACACTTAGATGGTTTTTCGACTTATGTGTTGGATGGAGATAATATTAGACACGGTTTATGCAAAGATCTTGGTTTTTCGGATGAAGATAGAGAAGAAAATATAAGAAGAATTGGCGAAGTTGCGAATTTATTTATGAATGCTGGGATAATAACTATTACGGCATTCGTTTCGCCATTTATTAGCGATAGAGATAAGGTGAGAAAAATTATTGGATCTAAGGATTTTATTGAAGTTTATTGTGCTGCTGATATCACAGTTTGCGAAAATAGGGATATTAAAGGTCTTTATAAGAAAGCTCGTTTGGGTGAAATTAAGGAATTCACAGGGATTTCTAGTCCATATGAAGCTCCTCTTAATCCCGAAATTGTTGTTGATACAGGTTCGTTAGATTTAAATGATTCCGTTGAAAAAATTATTAATTACCTTAAAAAAGAAAACTTTCTTAACAAGGCCTAA
- the purE gene encoding 5-(carboxyamino)imidazole ribonucleotide mutase — protein MSELKSKDIYKIAVVMGSDSDLKTLKPAIDILREFGIKTEVCILSAHRTPIEMMEYAKNAESENIKVIIAGAGGAAHLPGMLASITCIPIIGVPVESKTLKGIDSLLSIVQMPAGIPVATVAINGGQNAGLLAIEMISLFDESIKKNLKAFRENLHSQVRTKNSKLSNIGPDNYLQNK, from the coding sequence TTGTCAGAATTAAAATCTAAAGATATTTATAAAATTGCTGTCGTAATGGGTAGTGATTCAGATCTAAAAACATTGAAACCAGCCATTGATATTTTAAGAGAATTTGGAATAAAAACTGAAGTTTGTATACTTTCTGCACATCGAACACCTATTGAAATGATGGAATATGCAAAAAATGCAGAATCAGAAAACATAAAAGTAATAATTGCCGGTGCTGGGGGTGCTGCTCATCTTCCAGGAATGCTGGCATCCATAACTTGCATTCCTATAATTGGCGTACCAGTAGAGAGTAAGACACTTAAGGGCATTGACTCTCTTTTATCAATCGTTCAAATGCCTGCTGGAATTCCAGTTGCAACTGTTGCAATTAATGGAGGTCAGAATGCTGGATTATTGGCAATAGAGATGATCAGTTTATTTGATGAATCCATAAAGAAAAATTTGAAAGCATTCAGAGAAAATCTACATTCACAGGTAAGAACTAAAAATAGTAAGTTATCAAATATTGGACCTGACAATTATCTTCAAAATAAATGA
- the bchM gene encoding magnesium protoporphyrin IX methyltransferase — protein MTSNKIIEKSEVREYFNGTGFERWNKIYSKSNEINTVQKNIRKGHQKTVDDVVSYIKNYPELTKKSYCDAGCGVGSLSIPLLRLGIKELQVSDISSEMIKETKKRIHELGLSQGKIKYEVCDLEKLKGLFDVVVCLDVFIHYPQPVAEEMVQHLCDLSKEKLIVSFAPYTPVLAVLKNIGKLFPGPSKTTRAYTLKEKGIINAAKERGFKVVKKKLNQAPFYFSKLIEFEKIK, from the coding sequence ATGACGTCAAATAAGATTATCGAAAAAAGTGAAGTAAGAGAGTATTTTAATGGTACTGGTTTTGAAAGATGGAATAAAATTTATAGCAAATCTAATGAAATTAATACAGTTCAGAAAAATATTAGGAAAGGACATCAAAAAACTGTAGATGATGTAGTCTCATACATCAAAAATTATCCTGAACTAACAAAAAAAAGTTATTGTGATGCAGGCTGTGGTGTAGGAAGTCTTTCCATACCTTTATTAAGACTCGGTATAAAAGAACTACAGGTGAGCGATATTTCTTCTGAAATGATTAAAGAAACAAAGAAACGTATTCATGAATTAGGTTTGAGTCAAGGTAAAATTAAATATGAAGTCTGTGATCTGGAAAAATTAAAAGGATTATTTGATGTTGTAGTTTGTTTGGATGTATTTATTCATTATCCTCAACCGGTCGCAGAAGAAATGGTTCAACATCTATGCGATTTAAGCAAAGAAAAACTAATTGTTAGCTTTGCCCCTTACACTCCAGTTCTTGCTGTTTTAAAAAATATTGGAAAATTATTTCCTGGGCCAAGTAAAACTACAAGGGCATATACATTGAAAGAAAAGGGTATTATTAATGCTGCTAAAGAAAGAGGATTTAAAGTTGTTAAAAAGAAATTAAATCAAGCTCCTTTTTATTTTTCAAAACTAATTGAATTCGAAAAAATTAAATAA
- a CDS encoding response regulator transcription factor, whose translation MNEINQINNEPVRKSRILLVDDEPGLRTAVKTFLEDEGFEIFIAVDGEDGWEKAQTVFPDLIISDIMMPRANGYTLLAKIREDEKLGGTPVIFLTAKGMTLDRTEGYLAGVDDYISKPFDPDELTARVKNVINRQERLLKEAARFADIDVSKMAKQITEIKSMLTDQNPTNSENKINLHSFTPREASVLQLVAEGLMNKEIARQLETSIRNVEKYVSRLFIKTGTSSRTELVRYALENHLVK comes from the coding sequence ATGAATGAAATTAATCAAATAAATAATGAACCGGTAAGAAAATCAAGAATTTTACTAGTCGATGATGAGCCTGGTTTAAGAACAGCTGTGAAAACATTTCTAGAAGACGAAGGCTTTGAAATATTTATTGCAGTTGATGGAGAGGATGGTTGGGAAAAAGCTCAAACAGTTTTTCCCGATTTGATAATTAGCGATATTATGATGCCCCGAGCTAATGGTTATACTTTATTGGCAAAAATTAGAGAGGATGAAAAATTAGGAGGAACTCCAGTTATTTTTCTAACTGCAAAAGGGATGACCCTAGACAGAACTGAAGGTTATCTCGCAGGAGTTGATGATTATATTTCCAAACCTTTCGACCCTGATGAATTAACAGCGAGAGTTAAAAACGTAATCAACAGACAAGAACGTTTACTTAAAGAAGCCGCAAGATTCGCAGATATTGATGTAAGCAAAATGGCGAAGCAAATTACTGAAATTAAATCTATGCTCACAGACCAAAATCCCACTAATTCAGAAAATAAAATAAATCTTCATAGTTTTACCCCAAGAGAAGCAAGTGTACTTCAACTAGTAGCAGAAGGACTGATGAACAAGGAAATTGCAAGACAGCTTGAGACATCTATAAGAAATGTTGAAAAATATGTAAGTAGACTTTTTATCAAGACAGGTACATCTAGCCGAACTGAATTAGTTCGTTATGCACTTGAAAATCATTTAGTAAAATAA
- a CDS encoding cysteine desulfurase family protein, which yields MLSTPILLDYQSSTPCSKDVVDSMKPFWSEIFSSPASKSNLAGINASAILEASREKIEQNLFLKNKKVIFTSGATESNNLALLGFARNFYKKTGNNGHIITLKTEHKAVLEPLNQLKKEGFMVTEINPEKDGLILEEKFKKNIREDTFLVSVMLANNEIGVIQPIENISKICKSRGITFHSDFAQCLGYMPLDNLLSDVNMITMSSHKIYGPKGIGLLLIDEEINLEPLIVGGGQEYGLRSGTLPLPLVVGFAKAIEIAVFNQKNNSEKLLFYRNNLLEGLLKNNSGLLINGSIEKRLPHNLNLTVLDINGAKFHKLLKSKIICSTGSACSNGEPSHVLLALGRSLKEAESSIRLSLGLSTNSDDIKLAIHILTNTIRSSR from the coding sequence ATGCTATCAACTCCCATACTACTAGACTATCAATCTTCGACTCCTTGTTCTAAAGATGTTGTTGATTCTATGAAACCTTTTTGGAGTGAGATATTTTCTAGCCCTGCAAGTAAATCTAATTTGGCGGGGATTAATGCAAGCGCTATATTGGAAGCCTCAAGAGAAAAAATAGAACAAAATTTATTTCTTAAGAATAAAAAAGTTATTTTTACAAGCGGGGCAACTGAATCTAATAATTTAGCTTTATTAGGTTTTGCTAGAAATTTTTATAAAAAAACAGGAAATAATGGACATATTATTACCTTAAAAACGGAGCATAAAGCTGTTTTGGAGCCCCTAAACCAACTAAAAAAAGAGGGATTTATGGTTACAGAAATTAATCCTGAGAAAGATGGCTTAATTTTAGAAGAAAAATTCAAAAAAAATATAAGAGAAGATACATTTCTGGTTAGTGTCATGTTGGCAAATAACGAAATAGGAGTTATTCAGCCCATAGAGAATATTTCAAAGATATGTAAATCGAGAGGAATTACATTTCACTCTGATTTTGCACAATGTTTAGGTTATATGCCGTTAGACAACCTTTTGTCAGATGTAAACATGATAACGATGAGTTCTCACAAAATATATGGTCCTAAAGGGATAGGACTTCTTTTAATTGATGAAGAAATTAATCTTGAGCCTTTAATTGTTGGAGGAGGTCAGGAATATGGTCTTAGGTCTGGCACATTACCTCTTCCTTTAGTAGTTGGCTTTGCTAAAGCAATAGAGATAGCAGTTTTTAATCAAAAAAATAATTCTGAGAAATTACTTTTTTACAGAAATAACCTTTTAGAGGGGTTGTTAAAAAATAATTCTGGTTTATTAATTAATGGCTCCATAGAAAAAAGATTACCTCACAATTTAAATTTGACTGTGTTGGATATAAACGGAGCAAAGTTTCATAAACTTTTAAAATCTAAAATAATTTGTTCTACTGGATCTGCATGTAGTAATGGTGAACCATCTCATGTTTTACTAGCCTTAGGTAGATCTCTTAAAGAAGCAGAATCTTCAATAAGGTTAAGTCTTGGATTAAGCACTAACTCAGACGATATAAAACTAGCAATTCATATTCTTACAAATACGATCAGATCATCACGATAG
- the rsmH gene encoding 16S rRNA (cytosine(1402)-N(4))-methyltransferase RsmH: protein MQTDLSDSSFFNHKSVMTDEIMASLEHYPLLHNNQLKGIDATLGGGGHSYHLLRKYSDLNIIGLDQDPFARKSASKKLDEFKNRIDIRASNFADFVPKEKVSFVIADLGVNSNQIDDPKRGFSFQKDGPLDMRMNPSLDVDAEKLIEALNEKDLANLIYKYGEERLSRKIARKIKLDLKENGQYSGTKELAYSIAGCFPPKQRYKKIHPATRTFQALRIAVNKEIEVLEKFLQVVPEWLLPGGIISIISFHSLEDRLVKSCFKNDQRLKNLTKKPITPSEQEVELNKRARSGKLRIAQLN, encoded by the coding sequence ATGCAAACTGACCTATCTGATTCATCTTTTTTCAATCATAAATCAGTTATGACAGATGAGATTATGGCCTCATTAGAGCATTACCCACTGTTACATAACAATCAACTTAAGGGAATAGACGCAACTTTAGGCGGAGGCGGGCACTCTTATCATTTATTAAGAAAATATTCGGATTTAAATATAATTGGACTTGATCAAGATCCATTCGCGAGAAAATCAGCATCAAAAAAACTTGACGAGTTTAAAAATAGGATTGATATAAGGGCTTCAAATTTTGCGGATTTTGTACCAAAAGAAAAAGTTTCTTTTGTGATTGCAGATCTTGGAGTAAATAGTAACCAAATTGATGACCCTAAAAGAGGATTTAGTTTCCAAAAAGATGGTCCACTTGATATGCGCATGAATCCTTCTCTTGATGTTGATGCAGAGAAATTAATTGAGGCTTTAAATGAAAAAGATCTAGCTAACCTAATCTATAAATATGGAGAGGAGAGATTATCAAGAAAGATTGCTAGGAAAATAAAATTGGATTTGAAGGAAAATGGGCAATATTCTGGAACAAAAGAGTTAGCTTATTCTATTGCAGGCTGTTTCCCACCAAAACAAAGATATAAAAAAATACATCCCGCAACAAGAACATTTCAAGCACTAAGAATTGCTGTTAATAAAGAAATTGAAGTATTAGAAAAATTTTTGCAAGTTGTACCTGAATGGCTTTTGCCAGGGGGTATTATTTCTATTATTAGTTTTCATTCCCTTGAGGATAGGTTAGTTAAAAGTTGTTTTAAGAATGATCAAAGACTAAAAAACCTGACAAAAAAGCCAATAACTCCTTCCGAACAAGAAGTTGAACTAAATAAAAGAGCTAGAAGTGGAAAGTTAAGAATTGCTCAATTAAATTAA